A portion of the Callithrix jacchus isolate 240 chromosome 13, calJac240_pri, whole genome shotgun sequence genome contains these proteins:
- the RHOBTB2 gene encoding rho-related BTB domain-containing protein 2 isoform X5 — protein sequence MDSDMDYERPNVETIKCVVVGDNAVGKTRLICARACNATLTQYQLLATHVPTVWAIDQYRVCQEVLERSRDVVDDVSVSLRLWDTFGDHHKDRRFAYGRSDVVVLCFSIANPNSLHHVKTMWYPEIKHFCPRAPVILVGCQLDLRYADLEAVNRARRPLARPIKPNEILPPEKGREVAKELGIPYYETSVVAQFGIKDVFDNAIRAALISRRHLQFWKSHLRNVQRPLLQAPFLPPKPPPPIIVVPDPPSSSEECPAHLLEDPLCADVILVLQERVRIFAHKIYLSTSSSKFYDLFLMDLSEGELGGPSGSGGAHPEDHQGHPDQHHHHHHHHHGRDFLLRAASFDVCESVDEAGGSGPAGLRASTSDGILRGNGTGYLPGRGRVLSSWSRAFVSIQEEMAEDPLTYKSRLMVVVKMDNSIQPGPFRAVLKYLYTGELDENERDLMHIAHIAELLEVFDLRMMVANILNNEAFMNQEITKAFHVRRTNRVKECLAKGTFSDVTFILDDGTISAHKPLLISSCDWMAAMFGGPFVESSTREVVFPYTSKSCMRAVLEYLYTGMFTSSPDLDDMKLIILANRLCLPHLVALTEQYTVTGLMEATQMMVDIDGDVLVFLELAQFHCAYQLADWCLHHICTNYNNVCRKFPRDMKAMSPENQEYFEKHRWPPVWYLKEEDHYQRARKEREKEDYLHLKRQPKRRWLFWNSPSSPSSSAASSSSPSSSSAVV from the exons ATGGATTCTGACATGGATTATGAAAGGCCAAACGTAGAGACCATCAAGTGCGTTGTGGTGGGGGACAACGCCGTGGGCAAGACCAGGCTCATCTGTGCCCGTGCTTGCAATGCCACCCTCACCCAGTACCAGCTGCTGGCCACGCACGTGCCCACAGTGTGGGCCATCGACCAATATCGTGTGTGCCAGGAG GTGCTGGAACGCTCCCGAGACGTGGTAGATGATGTCAGCGTCTCCCTGCGCCTCTGGGACACCTTTGGAGACCACCACAAGGACCGTCGCTTTGCTTATGGGAG ATCCGATGTGGTGGTTCTGTGCTTCTCCATTGCCAACCCCAATTCCCTCCACCATGTCAAGACCATGTGGTACCCAGAAATCAAGCACTTCTGCCCCCGAGCACCTGTCATCTTGGTGGGCTGCCAGTTGGACCTGCGCTACGCTGACCTGGAGGCTGTCAACAGGGCCAGGCGACCCTTGGCGAG GCCCATCAAGCCCAATGAAATCCTGCCCCCAGAGAAGGGTCGGGAGGTGGCCAAGGAGCTGGGCATCCCATACTATGAGACCAGCGTGGTGGCCCAGTTCGGCATCAAGGACGTCTTTGACAACGCCATCCGAGCCGCCCTCATCTCCCGCCGCCACCTGCAGTTCTGGAAGTCCCACCTCCGTAACGTGCAGCGGCCTCTGCTGCAGGCACCCTTCCTGCCCCCCAAGCCACCACCTCCCATCATCGTGGTGCCCGACCCACCCTCCAGCAGCGAGGAGTGCCCCGCCCACCTCCTGGAGGACCCGCTCTGCGCGGACGTCATCCTGGTGCTGCAGGAGCGGGTGCGCATCTTTGCCCACAAGATCTACCTCTCCACCTCTTCCTCCAAGTTCTATGACCTGTTCCTCATGGACCTGAGTGAGGGGGAGCTGGGGGGCCCCTCGGGGTCAGGGGGTGCCCACCCAGAGGACCACCAGGGCCACCCTgatcaacaccaccaccaccaccaccatcaccacgggCGAGACTTTCTGCTCCGGGCAGCCAGCTTTGACGTGTGCGAAAGCGTGGATGAGGCTGGGGGCTCCGGTCCCGCCGGCCTCCGTGCCTCCACCAGCGATGGGATCTTACGGGGCAATGGGACAGGGTACCTGCCAGGCAGGGGTCGTGTGCTGTCTTCCTGGAGCCGAGCTTTTGTGAGCATCCAGGAAGAGATGGCAGAAGATCCTCTTACCTACAAATCCcggctgatggtggtggtgaagaTGGACAATTCCATCCAGCCAGGGCCCTTCCGGGCCGTCCTCAAGTACCTGTACACGGGGGAGCTGGACGAAAACGAGCGTGACCTCATGCACATCGCCCACATTGCCGAGCTGCTCGAGGTCTTTGATCTGCGCATGATGGTGGCCAATATTCTCAACAATGAGGCCTTCATGAACCAGGAGATCACCAAGGCCTTCCATGTCCGCCGGACCAACCGGGTTAAGGAGTGCTTGGCAAAAGGCACTTTCTCAG ATGTGACCTTCATCCTGGATGATGGCACCATCAGTGCCCACAAGCCCCTGCTGATTTCCAGCTGTGACTGGATGGCTGCCATGTTTGGGGGGCCATTTGTGGAGAGCTCCACCCGGGAG GTGGTGTTTCCCTACACAAGCAAGAGCTGCATGCGGGCTGTGCTGGAATACCTCTACACGGGCATGTTCACGTCCAGCCCTGACCTGGACGACATGAAGCTCATCATCCTAGCCAACCGCCTCTGCCTGCCACACCTGGTTGCCCTCACAG AGCAGTACACAGTGACCGGGCTGATGGAAGCGACCCAGATGATGGTGGACATCGATGGGGACGTCCTTGTGTTCCTGGAGCTGGCTCAG TTCCACTGTGCATACCAGCTGGCTGACTGGTGTCTCCACCACATCTGCACCAACTACAACAACGTGTGCCGCAAGTTCCCCCGAGACATGAAGGCCATGTCCCCAG AAAACCAGGAGTATTTTGAGAAGCACCGGTGGCCGCCTGTGTGGTACCTGAAGGAGGAAGATCACTACCAGCGGGCGCGGAAGGAGCGCGAGAAGGAGGACTACCTCCACCTCAAGCGGCAGCCTAAGCGGCGGTGGCTGTTCTGGAACAGTCCGTCCTCCCCGTCCTCCTCGGCAGCCTCCTCCTcatccccatcctcctcctcagctgTGGTCTGA